A DNA window from Methanosphaera cuniculi contains the following coding sequences:
- a CDS encoding tyrosine-type recombinase/integrase has product MYNDKLYVQFCLERNLKKNTKKCYESSLKSYTNFHEMTISELFNEALDDEQNIHLIKNRNIKRRMIDYRNYLLEQKNMTTSTIKTYISKIRTFYSHFEIEIPDLPPVKYERSYEINYLDLPTKEHIRKAIEISSLPIKALILFMSSSGTARAETLSLKVEDFINGTYEYYTKNNLYEILEELEKRNDIIPTLYLKRIKTDKYYYTFCSPEASNYIVKYLKTRKNLKLTDKLFDFSNASVLTNFQKINDQMKWGFKGKYRFFRSHTLRKFHASNLGIAAEYIDALQGRSKNKIHETYIKTNPEKLKKIYKEALPNILIYKDQKNPAEIHEDIHITINVFVSENSYTL; this is encoded by the coding sequence ATGTATAATGACAAATTATACGTTCAATTTTGTCTTGAACGTAATTTAAAGAAAAATACTAAAAAATGTTATGAATCATCACTAAAAAGTTATACAAATTTTCATGAAATGACAATTAGTGAATTATTTAATGAAGCTTTAGATGATGAGCAAAACATTCACTTAATAAAAAATCGAAATATAAAAAGACGAATGATTGACTATAGAAATTATCTACTAGAACAAAAAAATATGACAACAAGTACAATAAAAACTTACATCTCAAAGATAAGAACATTCTACTCTCATTTTGAAATAGAAATACCAGATCTACCACCAGTAAAATATGAAAGATCATATGAAATTAACTATCTTGATCTTCCAACTAAAGAACACATACGAAAAGCCATTGAAATATCATCACTTCCAATTAAAGCATTAATACTTTTCATGTCATCAAGTGGTACAGCAAGAGCTGAAACATTATCACTAAAAGTTGAAGATTTCATAAATGGAACATATGAATACTATACTAAAAACAATTTATATGAAATACTCGAAGAGCTAGAAAAACGAAATGATATAATACCAACATTATATCTTAAACGAATAAAAACAGATAAATACTACTATACATTCTGCTCACCTGAAGCAAGTAATTATATTGTTAAATACTTAAAAACACGAAAAAACTTAAAACTCACAGATAAGCTATTTGACTTTTCAAATGCATCAGTACTTACAAACTTCCAAAAAATTAACGACCAAATGAAGTGGGGATTTAAAGGAAAATACAGGTTCTTTAGAAGTCACACTCTACGAAAATTCCATGCAAGCAACCTTGGAATTGCAGCAGAATACATTGATGCTTTACAAGGAAGAAGCAAAAACAAAATACATGAAACATATATTAAGACAAATCCTGAAAAACTCAAAAAAATATACAAAGAAGCACTACCTAACATTTTAATCTACAAAGACCAAAAAAATCCAGCTGAAATACATGAAGATATTCACATAACAATCAACGTATTTGTATCAGAAAACTCATACACACTATAA
- the uppP gene encoding undecaprenyl-diphosphatase UppP, producing the protein MLDIISAIILGAVQGISEFLPISSSGHLVIVPALLGVQTTIVFDTILHLGTLVAIFTFFWHDIIDLIKGFILSIIDLTESKEKFIEGIRNTPAKRLLWLLIIATIPTGIIGLLFKDAVETIFRGTVFVGVFLVITGFILYFAERRPSGDKKIRKMSFKDAIMIGICQGFAVLPGISRSGTTIAAGLFEGLNREYAARYSFLLCIPAVLGAGLIQAKDIVTLDVSTTVLVAGFISSVIFGYLSIKLLLKMIEGWSLDIFAYYCWIVGILTAVISLAI; encoded by the coding sequence ATGTTAGATATAATTAGTGCAATTATCTTAGGAGCAGTTCAAGGAATAAGTGAATTTCTACCAATAAGTAGTTCAGGACACTTGGTTATTGTACCAGCACTTCTAGGTGTACAAACAACAATAGTATTTGATACTATACTTCATCTTGGAACACTTGTTGCTATATTCACATTCTTCTGGCATGATATAATAGATCTTATCAAAGGATTTATTCTAAGTATAATTGACTTAACAGAATCAAAAGAAAAATTTATAGAGGGAATCAGAAACACACCTGCCAAAAGACTTTTATGGCTTCTTATAATTGCTACAATACCAACAGGAATAATAGGATTACTTTTCAAAGATGCTGTTGAAACAATATTTAGAGGAACAGTATTTGTAGGAGTATTTCTGGTAATAACAGGTTTTATCTTATACTTTGCAGAAAGAAGACCATCAGGTGATAAGAAAATACGCAAGATGAGTTTTAAAGATGCAATAATGATTGGTATATGTCAAGGATTTGCTGTACTACCTGGTATATCACGTTCAGGAACAACAATAGCAGCAGGACTTTTTGAAGGATTAAATCGAGAATATGCTGCTAGATACAGTTTCTTATTATGTATTCCTGCAGTACTCGGAGCTGGTCTTATTCAAGCAAAAGATATTGTTACACTTGATGTATCAACAACAGTTCTAGTTGCAGGATTTATATCATCAGTAATATTTGGTTATCTTTCAATTAAATTATTACTTAAAATGATTGAAGGCTGGAGTCTTGACATCTTTGCATATTACTGTTGGATTGTAGGAATATTAACAGCAGTAATTTCACTTGCAATATAA
- a CDS encoding restriction endonuclease has protein sequence MVNFISTIMDDSGFNVTKNYRVGNETIDIYGTLRTKAGEVGVVVACKNYEEPWTVGLEVVKDMEKLARKVHASKIIIFTTSSYSHACAIYAQKRNIKLVDRKGLIKIAKNYAERRNIVSEPVVSYEDEYSGYNAPVNRKPARLDSKSHGGRFSHRQKSQRSSRSSNMYSSRPSAYSNSGYTNRSRSGGHFSLSKPSVGSGMMNKMSNVNISGMLDLYENHQIIYLIILIILASAVAYLFSLVTSGPFTGLGKIITSAIICFGGLGLVERNISNLIFKAGIIFFISIIISIIITTM, from the coding sequence TTGGTAAACTTTATTTCTACTATCATGGATGATAGTGGATTTAATGTAACAAAAAATTATAGAGTTGGAAATGAGACTATAGACATCTATGGAACTCTCAGAACTAAAGCTGGAGAAGTAGGTGTTGTTGTAGCATGTAAAAACTATGAAGAACCATGGACTGTAGGACTTGAAGTAGTAAAAGATATGGAAAAGTTAGCACGAAAAGTACATGCATCTAAGATTATAATATTTACAACTAGTAGCTACTCACATGCTTGTGCTATATATGCTCAGAAAAGAAATATTAAACTTGTAGATCGTAAAGGATTAATTAAAATTGCAAAAAACTATGCTGAAAGAAGAAACATTGTATCAGAACCAGTAGTAAGTTATGAAGATGAATACAGTGGTTATAATGCTCCAGTTAATCGTAAACCAGCACGATTAGATTCAAAAAGTCATGGGGGAAGATTTAGTCATAGACAAAAATCTCAACGAAGCAGTAGATCATCAAATATGTATTCATCAAGACCTAGTGCATATAGTAACTCAGGTTATACGAACCGTTCACGTAGTGGAGGACATTTTTCATTAAGTAAACCTTCAGTAGGTTCAGGTATGATGAATAAGATGTCAAATGTTAATATAAGTGGTATGCTTGATTTATATGAAAATCATCAAATAATTTACTTAATTATTTTAATAATACTTGCATCTGCTGTTGCATACTTATTTAGTCTTGTTACATCAGGTCCTTTTACTGGTCTTGGTAAGATTATTACAAGTGCTATTATATGTTTTGGTGGTCTTGGATTAGTTGAACGTAATATTTCAAATCTTATCTTTAAAGCTGGAATTATATTCTTTATTTCAATAATAATATCAATTATTATAACAACAATGTAA
- the surE gene encoding 5'/3'-nucleotidase SurE, with product MKILITNDDGLTSGGILAVKQAVEDLGDVTVVAPQTQQSGVGHAITLMKPLRIFKRKLADGSYGYAVTGTPTDSLIIGTHHIMDGKPDLVISGINIGENLSKSITTSGTLGATFEAASHHIPSIAVSLQIDREDLKFKDGVSEIDFTYAKKILRRVVKNVIKYGMPENTDILNLNIPAKPESDEIIQSHLANRMYTTDVEERRDPYGHPYYWIKGDIIMKDDENTDVNNMHTKNQPVITPLSLDMTVYEDIEKWLK from the coding sequence ATGAAAATCTTAATAACAAATGATGATGGACTAACCTCAGGTGGAATACTAGCAGTAAAACAGGCAGTAGAAGACCTTGGTGATGTAACAGTTGTAGCACCACAAACACAACAAAGTGGGGTAGGACATGCAATAACACTAATGAAGCCCCTTCGCATATTTAAAAGAAAACTAGCAGATGGAAGCTATGGATATGCTGTAACAGGAACACCTACAGACTCATTAATCATAGGAACACATCATATAATGGATGGAAAACCTGATCTTGTAATATCAGGTATTAACATTGGTGAAAATCTATCAAAAAGTATTACAACTAGTGGTACTCTAGGTGCTACATTTGAAGCAGCATCACATCATATTCCATCAATAGCAGTATCACTTCAAATTGACCGTGAAGATCTAAAATTTAAAGATGGAGTATCAGAAATAGATTTTACATATGCTAAAAAAATTCTAAGACGTGTTGTTAAAAATGTTATAAAATATGGAATGCCAGAAAACACAGATATACTTAATCTTAACATACCAGCAAAGCCTGAAAGTGATGAAATAATACAATCACACCTTGCAAATCGTATGTATACAACAGATGTAGAAGAAAGACGTGACCCATATGGACATCCTTACTACTGGATAAAAGGAGATATTATAATGAAAGATGATGAAAATACTGATGTAAATAATATGCATACTAAAAATCAGCCAGTAATCACACCATTATCACTTGATATGACAGTATATGAGGATATTGAAAAATGGTTAAAATAA
- a CDS encoding bifunctional N(6)-L-threonylcarbamoyladenine synthase/serine/threonine protein kinase, which produces MICLGIEGTAEKTGIGIVDSDGNILATCGDQLYPEVGGIHPRDAAEFHAQHIVPLIQDALSESNLTLEDIDLVSFAKGPGLGPALRTIATAARSLSQNLNVPLIGVNHCIGHVEIGKLTTGATDPVTLYTSGGNTQIISYEAGRYRIIGETLDIAIGNCLDQFSRDIGLGHPGGPIIEKHALNTDDVVELPYVVKGMDLSFSGILTSAISKYKKGVPLDVICNSFQQTCFAMLCEVTERAISYTNKDEVLLCGGVAANKTLRLMLKEMCDEHYVDFYMPPMKYCGDNGSMIAQVGLLAYDEKLTGIKNSYINPKYRTDQVPVTWIDHDFKHNIDLPDNMINKGAEADIIEAMWDNNESIIKERVKKNYRIDQLDEKLRSERIKQEAKLINDAKKAQVKTPYIYHINLVDKKLVLEKIKSPQLNDIIDDETININEILHNIGADIAKLHENNIIHGDLTLANILVDKTTPVFIDFGLGKYSNLEEDYGTDLLVLKKSFKTIVPQKAEELFNIILEGYNNKKINKKIDEIEKRGRYL; this is translated from the coding sequence ATGATATGTCTTGGTATTGAAGGTACTGCTGAAAAAACTGGTATTGGTATTGTGGATTCTGATGGTAATATTCTTGCAACTTGTGGTGATCAATTGTATCCTGAGGTAGGAGGTATTCATCCACGTGATGCAGCAGAGTTTCATGCACAACACATAGTACCACTCATTCAAGATGCACTTAGTGAGTCAAATCTTACACTTGAAGACATTGACTTAGTATCATTTGCTAAAGGTCCTGGACTTGGCCCTGCTCTTCGTACTATTGCTACTGCTGCACGTAGTCTTTCACAAAATCTTAATGTTCCCTTAATTGGTGTTAATCATTGTATTGGTCATGTTGAGATTGGAAAACTTACAACAGGTGCTACGGATCCTGTTACTCTTTATACTAGTGGTGGTAATACACAGATTATTAGTTATGAGGCAGGACGTTACAGAATTATTGGTGAGACACTTGATATTGCTATTGGTAATTGTCTTGATCAGTTTTCACGTGATATAGGACTTGGTCATCCTGGAGGTCCTATTATTGAAAAGCATGCTCTTAATACAGATGATGTTGTAGAATTACCATATGTTGTAAAAGGAATGGATTTATCCTTTTCAGGTATTTTAACAAGTGCAATTTCAAAATATAAAAAAGGTGTTCCTTTAGATGTTATTTGTAATAGTTTCCAACAGACATGTTTTGCAATGCTTTGTGAGGTTACAGAACGTGCAATAAGTTATACTAATAAAGATGAAGTATTACTTTGTGGTGGTGTTGCTGCAAATAAGACACTACGTTTGATGCTTAAAGAAATGTGTGATGAACATTATGTTGATTTTTACATGCCTCCTATGAAGTATTGTGGTGATAATGGTTCTATGATTGCACAGGTAGGATTACTTGCATATGATGAAAAACTTACTGGTATTAAAAATAGTTATATTAATCCTAAGTATAGAACAGACCAAGTACCTGTTACATGGATAGATCATGACTTTAAGCATAACATAGATCTTCCTGATAATATGATAAATAAAGGTGCTGAAGCTGATATTATTGAAGCTATGTGGGATAATAATGAATCAATCATAAAAGAACGAGTAAAAAAGAATTATCGTATAGATCAGCTAGATGAAAAACTAAGATCTGAACGAATAAAACAGGAAGCCAAACTAATAAACGATGCTAAAAAAGCACAAGTAAAAACACCATACATTTACCACATTAACTTAGTTGATAAAAAATTAGTACTAGAAAAAATAAAATCACCACAACTTAATGACATAATAGATGATGAAACTATCAATATAAATGAAATACTACATAATATAGGAGCAGATATTGCAAAACTACATGAAAATAATATAATACATGGAGATTTAACACTTGCAAATATCCTGGTTGATAAAACAACACCTGTATTTATTGACTTTGGTCTTGGAAAATACAGTAACCTTGAAGAAGACTATGGAACTGATTTATTAGTATTAAAAAAATCATTTAAAACAATTGTTCCTCAAAAAGCAGAAGAACTATTTAACATAATCCTTGAAGGATATAATAATAAAAAAATAAATAAAAAAATAGATGAAATAGAAAAAAGAGGAAGATATCTATAA
- a CDS encoding branched-chain amino acid transaminase, which translates to MALDETEKIWFNGELIDWKDAQIHVLSHVVHYGSSVFEGLRCYDTENGPAVFRLKDHMKRLKDSAKVYRMDIPYTIEQLCEGVKDTININKIKSCYVRPIAFRGYNELGVYPLNCPVETVIAVWAWGQYLGEDALEQGIDICTSTWRKMAPDTMPNMAKAGSNYMNSQLSKMEATMNGYKESVLLNYSGNVAEGSGENIFLIEDGKIYTPDLGSSVLRGITRDTVITIAEDLGYEVSQEIISRERLYLADEVFFTGSAAELSPIRSIDQIQIGKGKRGPITKKLQDALFDIINNRVEDEHGWLDFI; encoded by the coding sequence ATGGCACTCGATGAAACAGAAAAAATATGGTTTAACGGAGAATTAATAGACTGGAAAGACGCACAAATACACGTACTATCACACGTTGTTCACTATGGAAGTAGCGTATTTGAAGGACTAAGATGCTACGATACAGAAAATGGACCTGCAGTATTTAGACTAAAAGATCACATGAAAAGACTAAAAGACTCAGCAAAAGTATACCGCATGGACATACCATATACAATAGAACAACTATGTGAAGGAGTAAAAGACACAATTAACATAAACAAAATCAAATCATGCTACGTAAGACCAATAGCATTCCGTGGATACAATGAACTTGGAGTATACCCACTAAACTGTCCAGTAGAAACTGTAATAGCAGTATGGGCATGGGGACAATACCTAGGTGAAGATGCACTAGAACAAGGAATTGACATATGCACATCAACCTGGAGAAAAATGGCACCAGATACAATGCCAAACATGGCAAAAGCAGGATCCAACTACATGAACTCACAACTATCTAAAATGGAAGCAACAATGAATGGATACAAAGAAAGTGTACTACTAAACTATTCAGGAAATGTAGCAGAAGGATCAGGTGAAAACATTTTCTTAATAGAAGATGGTAAAATATACACACCAGATCTAGGTTCATCAGTACTACGAGGAATAACCAGAGACACAGTAATAACAATAGCAGAAGATCTAGGATATGAAGTATCACAAGAAATCATATCACGTGAAAGACTGTACTTAGCAGATGAAGTATTCTTCACAGGATCAGCAGCAGAACTATCCCCTATAAGATCAATAGACCAAATACAAATTGGAAAAGGAAAACGTGGACCAATCACCAAAAAACTACAAGATGCACTCTTTGACATAATCAACAACAGAGTAGAAGACGAACATGGATGGTTAGACTTTATATAA
- a CDS encoding restriction endonuclease subunit S: MYLLDFLIRRNICFYKIKTPELRFIEFEDNYEETFLKNIVKIPKKEKITSVDDKKLLTVKLHAKGIEINEGVVPKLSKKGRPYYIRNANEILIGRQNFHNGGIGIVPEELDGGICSNAITSFINNRNIVSIKFLFYYLSRSSYYKRSEKYVGGTGQKEFSEKILLDLKIKIPSLEEQEKISYFLSRIDKKLFLMEQRFIQLNKCKLSMLQGMIVKSAYDKEVPNIRFNEFKHKWTTIKLKEITDRITTKNRNLDSNLVLTISAEYGLIDQEKYFNKSVASKNLKNYYLLEKGDFAYNKSYSNGHPYGVVKKLNQYNKGIVSTLYICFKPKHFINPNFLEQYFKTSVWNKEIYKIATEGARNHGLLNIGVEDFFNTKHKIPPTYKEQEKIASFLSTIDDKIKITKKKIDLMKTYKQGLVQKMFV; this comes from the coding sequence TTGTATCTCTTAGATTTTTTAATAAGAAGAAACATTTGTTTTTATAAAATTAAAACACCAGAGTTACGTTTCATAGAGTTCGAAGATAATTATGAAGAAACATTTTTAAAAAATATTGTCAAAATACCTAAAAAAGAGAAAATAACTTCTGTAGATGATAAAAAATTATTAACAGTTAAACTTCATGCAAAAGGTATTGAAATTAATGAAGGGGTAGTTCCTAAACTAAGTAAAAAAGGAAGACCATATTATATTCGTAATGCTAATGAAATATTAATTGGAAGACAAAATTTTCATAATGGAGGAATTGGTATTGTTCCTGAAGAATTGGATGGTGGAATATGTTCTAATGCTATAACTTCATTTATAAATAATAGAAATATAGTATCAATAAAATTTTTATTCTATTATTTAAGTAGATCATCATATTATAAAAGATCTGAGAAATATGTTGGAGGAACGGGACAAAAAGAATTTTCAGAAAAAATATTACTGGATCTTAAAATTAAAATACCGTCATTAGAAGAACAAGAAAAAATATCATATTTCTTATCAAGAATTGATAAAAAATTATTCCTAATGGAACAGAGATTTATTCAATTAAATAAATGTAAGTTATCTATGTTACAAGGGATGATAGTAAAGAGTGCATATGATAAAGAAGTTCCAAATATTAGGTTTAATGAGTTTAAACATAAATGGACTACTATAAAATTAAAGGAAATAACTGATAGAATAACAACTAAAAATAGAAACTTAGATTCAAATTTAGTTTTAACTATATCTGCTGAGTATGGTTTAATTGATCAAGAAAAATATTTTAATAAAAGTGTTGCTAGTAAAAATCTTAAAAATTATTATTTGTTAGAAAAAGGAGATTTTGCATATAATAAAAGTTATTCTAATGGTCATCCTTATGGCGTAGTTAAGAAATTAAATCAATATAATAAAGGAATTGTATCTACATTATATATTTGTTTTAAACCAAAACATTTTATAAATCCAAATTTCTTAGAACAATATTTTAAAACATCAGTATGGAATAAAGAAATTTATAAAATAGCAACAGAAGGTGCAAGAAATCATGGACTACTAAATATAGGAGTAGAAGACTTCTTTAATACAAAACATAAAATACCCCCAACATACAAAGAGCAGGAAAAAATAGCATCATTTTTATCCACAATTGATGATAAAATAAAAATAACTAAGAAAAAAATAGATCTTATGAAAACTTATAAACAAGGTCTAGTTCAAAAAATGTTTGTATAA
- a CDS encoding DUF2085 domain-containing protein: MDFNRLSKFICHRRPERSFFFHNHQFPVCARCTGLYITMIIYLIYAYFIPIHYTQLYLYTAILLIIPCLVDGTTQALKLRESNNKLRLITGLLAGIGIMIILKMIKLTMWR, encoded by the coding sequence ATGGATTTTAATCGTTTATCAAAATTTATTTGCCACAGAAGACCAGAACGATCATTTTTCTTCCATAATCATCAATTCCCAGTATGTGCCCGGTGCACAGGACTTTACATTACAATGATCATATATCTCATATATGCATACTTTATACCAATACACTACACACAACTTTACCTCTACACAGCAATACTACTTATCATACCATGTCTAGTTGATGGAACAACACAAGCACTTAAACTCCGTGAAAGTAACAATAAACTACGATTAATTACAGGACTTCTAGCAGGCATAGGTATAATGATAATCCTAAAAATGATAAAACTAACAATGTGGAGGTGA
- the ilvC gene encoding ketol-acid reductoisomerase, which translates to MKLYYDDDVNTNVLADKTIAVIGYGSQGRGQALNMHDSGLDVVVGLREGGKSWEKAKEDGLNVMTVEEAAKKADIIHILIPDEIQKDVFETQIKDNLEPGNTISFSHGYNIHFNRIRVPEDINVTMIAPKGPGSKVRETYLDGFGIPGLIAIEQDATGNAFDIASEMAKAVGLTRAGVVETTFREETETDLFGEQAVLCGGLTALIKAGFETLVEAGYQPEMAYFETCHEMKLIVDLIYEKGFGNMWHDVSNTAEFGGLTRRDRVITKEAKENMKEILKEIQNGTFSTEFAVDADTSYPRLYTQRRLESEEEIETVGKRLRTACGLEKEE; encoded by the coding sequence ATGAAACTTTATTACGATGATGACGTAAATACAAATGTTTTAGCAGATAAAACAATCGCAGTTATAGGATATGGAAGTCAAGGAAGAGGTCAAGCACTAAACATGCATGATAGTGGTCTTGATGTTGTTGTAGGACTTCGTGAAGGTGGAAAATCCTGGGAAAAAGCAAAAGAAGACGGACTTAATGTAATGACTGTTGAAGAAGCAGCAAAAAAAGCTGACATCATACACATATTAATACCTGATGAAATACAAAAAGATGTATTTGAAACACAAATTAAAGACAACCTAGAACCAGGAAACACAATCTCATTTTCACACGGATACAACATACACTTCAACCGTATAAGAGTACCAGAAGATATAAACGTAACAATGATCGCACCAAAAGGACCAGGATCAAAAGTACGTGAAACATACCTTGATGGATTTGGAATTCCAGGTCTAATAGCAATAGAACAAGATGCAACAGGAAATGCATTTGATATTGCAAGTGAAATGGCAAAAGCAGTAGGATTAACCCGTGCTGGAGTTGTTGAAACAACATTCAGAGAAGAAACAGAAACAGACCTCTTCGGAGAACAAGCAGTATTATGTGGAGGATTAACCGCACTAATAAAAGCTGGATTTGAAACACTTGTTGAAGCAGGATACCAACCAGAAATGGCATACTTTGAAACTTGCCACGAAATGAAACTCATCGTTGATCTAATCTATGAAAAAGGATTTGGAAACATGTGGCATGATGTAAGTAACACAGCAGAATTTGGTGGATTAACAAGACGTGATAGAGTAATCACCAAAGAAGCAAAAGAAAACATGAAAGAAATCCTTAAAGAAATCCAAAACGGAACATTCTCAACAGAATTTGCAGTAGATGCAGATACATCATACCCAAGACTTTACACACAAAGAAGACTTGAAAGTGAAGAAGAAATAGAAACAGTAGGAAAACGTCTAAGAACTGCTTGTGGACTAGAAAAAGAAGAATAG
- a CDS encoding methanogenesis marker 12 protein: MVEYYVGMDHGTTAVSFEILDENQKEVAHLTLPRDKLANNEVSFKEELTNTIDTEKIKLLCMCYGMGDGINEITPLKDVKNNAIQSLKGAGKVTGGGSQVYKEIEELDIPAILIPGLHRDCEFLDPRFRASYSHCASAEKVSLSYYAYKKTGWKNMIIADISSNSVCILVEDGIIKGAMDACIGAMGFIHGPLDLSMLRDIDENRKTANECFSHAGVSKIAKVNTKVVDTKDEIIKKAVNNDENALLAIDSLVMSVVMEIYGLYGIMNNPIDGIILTGSAGVMHDPIDISKMIEKKIEKLAQVKVLTSKSGAIGSAMIAYDIINENKNSILGINVKKRKLKKEG; the protein is encoded by the coding sequence ATGGTTGAATATTATGTTGGTATGGATCATGGAACAACAGCAGTTTCATTTGAAATACTTGATGAAAATCAAAAAGAAGTAGCACATTTAACATTACCACGTGATAAACTTGCAAATAATGAAGTATCCTTTAAAGAAGAACTAACTAACACCATAGATACTGAAAAAATAAAACTATTATGTATGTGTTATGGTATGGGAGATGGAATTAATGAAATCACACCATTAAAAGATGTTAAAAACAATGCAATACAATCACTAAAAGGAGCTGGAAAAGTAACAGGTGGAGGAAGTCAAGTATATAAAGAAATTGAAGAACTAGACATTCCAGCAATACTAATACCAGGACTACACAGAGATTGTGAATTTCTAGATCCAAGATTTAGGGCAAGCTATTCTCATTGTGCTAGTGCTGAGAAGGTAAGCTTATCATACTATGCATATAAAAAAACAGGTTGGAAAAATATGATAATTGCTGATATTAGCTCAAATAGTGTATGTATACTAGTTGAAGATGGTATTATAAAAGGAGCAATGGATGCATGTATTGGTGCTATGGGATTTATTCATGGACCTTTAGATCTTAGTATGTTGCGTGATATTGATGAAAATCGTAAAACTGCTAATGAATGCTTCTCACATGCAGGAGTATCAAAAATTGCAAAAGTTAACACCAAAGTTGTAGATACAAAAGATGAAATTATAAAAAAAGCAGTAAATAATGATGAAAATGCACTTTTAGCTATTGATTCTTTAGTAATGAGTGTTGTTATGGAAATATATGGTCTTTATGGTATAATGAATAATCCTATTGATGGTATTATATTAACAGGTTCAGCAGGTGTGATGCATGATCCTATTGATATTAGTAAAATGATAGAAAAAAAGATAGAAAAACTTGCACAAGTAAAAGTTTTAACATCAAAAAGTGGTGCTATTGGAAGTGCAATGATAGCATATGATATTATAAATGAAAATAAAAATAGTATTCTTGGTATTAATGTTAAAAAAAGAAAGCTAAAAAAAGAGGGTTAA